In one Haloplanus salinus genomic region, the following are encoded:
- a CDS encoding DUF2178 domain-containing protein produces the protein MELQRIVPIIAALLGVLMASIGFGTTDSLVIEAGAVVAGMAIFGGGVAWYRRQRERADEVRVDERIEHLAYRSGELAFRVSLAFGMVLFLVVEAERVPVTAREGLVVLILGMVAARFGLYEWCKRQSV, from the coding sequence ATGGAACTCCAGCGAATCGTTCCGATAATCGCCGCACTGCTCGGCGTACTGATGGCGAGCATCGGGTTTGGAACCACGGATAGCCTCGTGATTGAGGCTGGCGCAGTCGTCGCCGGCATGGCTATCTTCGGCGGGGGAGTGGCTTGGTACCGACGACAGCGAGAGCGAGCGGACGAGGTCAGAGTTGACGAGCGGATCGAACACCTTGCGTATCGTTCGGGGGAGCTTGCATTCAGAGTCTCCCTCGCCTTCGGGATGGTTCTGTTTCTCGTCGTCGAGGCGGAACGCGTGCCAGTAACGGCCAGAGAGGGTCTCGTAGTCTTGATCTTGGGTATGGTTGCCGCTCGCTTCGGACTGTACGAGTGGTGTAAACGGCAGTCGGTGTGA
- a CDS encoding serine/threonine-protein kinase RIO2, whose amino-acid sequence MVKNVASVVADLDPEDFYLLSGVEQGMRFSEWVNRGKLPGYANLTAEEVDYRLDRCMKRDLIQRRTIQYEGYQLTFEGYDVLALHTFAERDTIEGVGAPLGVGKESDVYEAQSYRPLALKFHREGYTNFREVNKEREYTADHHHVSWLYTARKAAEREHGALETLYPDVSVPRPVDHNRHAILMTKFEGVELARAKLEDAQAVGVLDLVLEEVADAYEAGLVHADLSEHNVAVAESGITIFDWPQSVPTDHANAVELLERDVGNLVGFFRRKYPAVVPEVDAAGVAAAIAEGDFETVREFATSRSA is encoded by the coding sequence ATGGTCAAAAACGTCGCCAGCGTGGTGGCCGACCTCGACCCAGAGGATTTCTATCTGCTCTCCGGGGTCGAGCAGGGGATGCGGTTCAGCGAGTGGGTCAACCGCGGGAAACTCCCGGGGTACGCGAACCTGACTGCCGAGGAGGTGGACTACCGGTTGGATCGCTGTATGAAACGCGATCTGATCCAGCGGCGGACCATCCAGTACGAGGGCTACCAGCTCACCTTCGAGGGGTACGACGTGCTGGCGCTCCACACGTTCGCGGAGCGGGACACCATCGAGGGCGTCGGGGCGCCACTGGGGGTCGGCAAGGAGAGTGACGTGTACGAGGCCCAGTCCTACCGGCCGCTCGCCCTGAAGTTCCACCGCGAGGGCTACACCAACTTCCGGGAGGTGAACAAAGAGCGCGAGTACACCGCGGACCACCACCACGTCTCGTGGCTCTACACCGCGCGCAAGGCGGCCGAACGGGAGCACGGCGCGCTCGAAACCCTCTACCCCGACGTGTCCGTCCCCCGGCCCGTCGACCACAACCGACACGCCATCCTGATGACGAAGTTCGAGGGCGTCGAACTCGCGCGCGCGAAACTCGAGGACGCGCAGGCCGTCGGCGTCCTCGACTTGGTCCTCGAGGAGGTGGCCGATGCCTACGAGGCGGGGTTGGTCCACGCCGATCTGAGCGAACACAACGTCGCCGTCGCGGAGTCGGGGATCACGATCTTCGACTGGCCGCAGTCGGTGCCGACGGACCACGCGAACGCCGTGGAACTGCTCGAACGCGACGTGGGCAACCTCGTCGGGTTCTTCCGACGGAAATACCCCGCCGTCGTACCCGAGGTGGACGCGGCGGGGGTGGCCGCCGCAATCGCGGAGGGCGACTTCGAAACGGTGCGGGAGTTCGCGACGAGTCGAAGTGCTTAA
- a CDS encoding response regulator transcription factor, whose translation MSGNDSAANVRTLVVDDEREVADAYALRLRGYCDVETVYSGETALSTVADTSVDIVLLDRHMPGMSGDDVLSELVERGYYGRVVMVTAVDPGIEVLEMPFDDYLCKPVDREDIRAVIDQQRRILAYETLGEYFSAEAKRAVLEAELDATEHRDHERFVAVAERADRLETRVRRLLPDDGVLDRFDGIDRGEM comes from the coding sequence ATGTCCGGAAACGATAGCGCGGCGAACGTACGCACCCTCGTCGTCGACGACGAGCGAGAGGTCGCCGACGCGTATGCACTACGCCTGCGGGGCTACTGCGACGTCGAGACCGTTTACAGCGGCGAAACCGCGCTCTCGACGGTCGCCGATACGTCGGTCGATATCGTCCTTCTGGATCGGCATATGCCGGGCATGTCGGGCGACGACGTCCTGTCGGAACTGGTCGAGCGCGGATACTACGGACGGGTGGTGATGGTGACCGCGGTTGATCCCGGGATCGAAGTGCTCGAGATGCCGTTCGACGACTATCTCTGCAAGCCGGTCGACCGCGAGGATATCCGGGCGGTTATCGATCAACAGCGACGGATACTCGCGTACGAGACGCTCGGTGAGTACTTCAGTGCCGAGGCCAAGCGGGCGGTGCTCGAAGCCGAACTGGACGCGACGGAGCACCGCGACCACGAGCGGTTCGTCGCGGTGGCCGAGCGAGCCGACCGACTCGAAACCCGCGTCAGACGGCTGCTGCCCGACGACGGCGTCCTCGATCGGTTCGACGGGATCGATCGCGGGGAGATGTGA
- a CDS encoding helix-turn-helix transcriptional regulator has translation MDNDLDVRRARVDVTQKELAEAVNVTRQTINAIERGRYDPSLELAFALADFFDCDIEDIFHPETNLELS, from the coding sequence GTGGACAACGATCTCGACGTCCGGCGGGCGAGGGTGGACGTGACACAGAAGGAACTCGCCGAGGCCGTCAACGTGACCCGACAGACGATCAACGCCATCGAGCGGGGTCGGTACGACCCGAGCTTGGAACTCGCGTTTGCGCTCGCGGATTTTTTCGACTGCGATATCGAGGACATCTTCCATCCTGAAACTAATCTCGAACTGTCGTAG
- a CDS encoding 50S ribosomal protein L15e: MARSFYSHIRDAWQNPDDGALAELQWQRKQEWREQGALERIERPTRLDKARNLGYKAKQGIVVVRASVRKGGARKRRFKAGRRSKRQGVNRIGRRKSIQRIAEERTSRKYPNLRVLNSYWVGEDGSQKWHEVILVDPEHPAIRNDDDLNWICDDSHRGRAFRGKTSAGKKGRGQRKRGKGTEHTRPSVSGDRRRGK, encoded by the coding sequence ATGGCACGAAGCTTCTACTCCCACATCCGAGACGCGTGGCAGAACCCCGACGACGGGGCGCTCGCCGAACTGCAGTGGCAACGTAAACAGGAGTGGCGCGAGCAAGGCGCCCTCGAACGCATCGAGCGTCCGACCCGCCTCGACAAGGCGCGCAACCTCGGCTACAAGGCCAAACAGGGCATCGTCGTCGTGCGGGCCTCGGTCCGCAAGGGCGGCGCCCGCAAGCGCCGATTCAAGGCCGGCCGCCGCTCGAAGCGCCAGGGCGTCAACCGCATCGGCCGCCGCAAGAGCATCCAGCGCATCGCGGAAGAGCGCACGTCGCGCAAGTACCCCAACCTCCGCGTGCTCAACTCCTACTGGGTGGGCGAGGACGGCTCGCAGAAGTGGCACGAAGTGATCCTCGTCGACCCCGAACACCCCGCCATCCGGAACGACGACGACCTGAACTGGATCTGCGACGACAGTCACCGCGGCCGGGCGTTCCGCGGCAAGACTAGCGCCGGCAAGAAGGGCCGCGGGCAGCGCAAGCGTGGCAAGGGGACGGAACACACCCGACCCAGCGTGAGCGGCGACCGGCGCCGCGGCAAGTAG
- a CDS encoding winged helix-turn-helix domain-containing protein has translation MSVNTTSTSQRQSDWAEEIDLSASELFELFGDEYTRRVYEAITEQPRSGRAVAEAADVSRATAYRRLNDLRDAGLVRTEMMICEGGHHKERFKPVATSISLSLGDGFGAVVEAAD, from the coding sequence ATGTCCGTCAACACGACCTCAACGTCGCAGCGACAGTCGGACTGGGCGGAGGAAATCGACCTCTCGGCGTCCGAACTGTTCGAACTCTTCGGGGACGAATACACCCGGCGTGTGTACGAGGCGATCACGGAGCAGCCACGAAGCGGCCGCGCAGTCGCCGAGGCGGCGGACGTCTCGCGGGCAACGGCGTATCGCCGCCTCAACGACCTGCGTGACGCGGGCCTCGTTCGCACCGAGATGATGATCTGTGAGGGCGGCCACCACAAGGAACGATTCAAGCCCGTGGCTACGTCGATTTCCCTCTCGCTCGGCGACGGATTCGGCGCCGTGGTCGAGGCCGCGGACTGA
- a CDS encoding ArsR/SmtB family transcription factor — protein sequence MTSAFPPRNRLEYDPRERADLTVSGDSRVDALDALSSGTAQSILGALDGDPKTTSEIAEVVDTSIQNVHHHLRRLEEHDFVEPIGTRYSVKGREMTVYALAAEKLVVQFGAAEQSSD from the coding sequence ATGACGAGTGCCTTTCCACCTCGGAACCGCCTCGAATACGACCCTCGCGAGCGGGCCGACCTCACCGTCTCCGGCGACTCGCGGGTCGACGCCCTCGACGCGCTGTCGTCGGGGACCGCACAGTCGATTCTGGGGGCGCTGGACGGCGATCCGAAGACGACATCGGAGATCGCGGAGGTCGTCGACACGTCGATACAGAACGTCCATCACCACTTGCGGCGTCTCGAAGAACACGACTTCGTCGAGCCGATCGGCACGCGGTATTCGGTCAAAGGCAGGGAGATGACGGTCTACGCGCTCGCGGCCGAGAAACTCGTCGTGCAGTTCGGGGCTGCCGAGCAGTCGAGCGACTGA
- a CDS encoding DUF3592 domain-containing protein, whose protein sequence is MELPVGLTTLHLSRKSVYLLVLAVALVGAGGYSYVQQGQAVGDAVTVQATVDSARVERLDAGRGIDYEPEIEYTYRYRGETYTSEQVFPGPTIRTYSDRSNAESIVRSYEPGATVRAYVRPSAPGDAFLIRERTPWPTQALAVGGVLLGLVVLAGLGETRPGRHELRPEHEVRSPPSRTWVERNDERLRRLSKRASLVCFVAFWLSMVGVAFGVLSLSEGSARPVEADLLGPVGLPLLAAAGFWVGMILSLCLYGVQSFSRYRRLRRRLREPRPPSPFRHPSRLVTILGTDGDELPEYGRRVRVTGWAFLIATGMTAVIVQLLYTAS, encoded by the coding sequence ATGGAACTCCCCGTGGGACTCACGACCCTCCACCTCTCACGAAAGAGCGTCTATCTGCTGGTCCTCGCGGTCGCCCTCGTCGGGGCCGGTGGGTACAGCTACGTCCAGCAGGGACAGGCGGTCGGCGACGCCGTCACCGTCCAGGCGACGGTCGACAGCGCACGCGTGGAGCGGCTCGACGCCGGTCGAGGCATCGATTACGAACCGGAGATCGAGTACACGTACCGGTACCGGGGCGAGACGTACACGAGCGAGCAGGTGTTCCCGGGACCGACGATCCGGACCTACTCGGATCGGTCGAACGCGGAGTCCATCGTTCGGTCGTACGAGCCGGGGGCGACGGTTCGGGCGTACGTCCGGCCGTCCGCGCCGGGCGACGCGTTCCTGATCAGGGAGCGGACCCCGTGGCCGACGCAAGCGCTCGCCGTCGGTGGGGTCCTGCTCGGCCTCGTCGTGCTCGCCGGACTGGGGGAGACACGTCCGGGCCGACACGAGCTCCGCCCGGAGCACGAGGTGCGGTCGCCGCCGTCCCGAACGTGGGTCGAACGCAACGACGAGCGGCTCCGCCGGCTGTCGAAACGGGCATCCCTCGTCTGCTTCGTGGCGTTCTGGCTCTCGATGGTCGGGGTGGCGTTCGGCGTCCTGAGCCTGAGCGAGGGGTCGGCACGGCCGGTCGAGGCCGACCTCCTCGGACCGGTCGGCCTGCCCCTGCTCGCGGCGGCCGGCTTCTGGGTCGGGATGATCCTCTCGCTGTGTCTGTACGGCGTCCAGTCGTTCAGTCGGTATCGACGGCTCCGGCGGCGGCTCCGCGAACCGCGGCCGCCGAGTCCGTTCAGACATCCGAGTCGGCTCGTCACGATACTCGGGACCGACGGCGACGAGTTACCCGAGTACGGACGGCGCGTCCGCGTGACCGGGTGGGCGTTTCTGATCGCCACCGGGATGACCGCCGTCATCGTACAACTCCTCTATACGGCGAGCTGA
- a CDS encoding ATP-binding protein, with protein MGPVTTLTTLVLKTLAAVLLGWTAWRASRSRQQPSADPFVLLVATLTLWAVCSFGAAVPGVATVSLLEAFFDLARLGAILFLPVAWTVYALSYAGRGTGVTRKRIALLSGVVLPVVVSAIALASDSSERAIEGVIAFAFGWALLYGLALFLYATYLLIDLGRNQPRVSNTQLTVLTVGVAAPSILSVADNGTQLVGGTTLGLLLSGVLLAAASRRYPVMTGFPKADYVARARVVETLQEALVVLDWDDHVLDVNETAAELFGGPTERMIGDPVRSVIDGLDGTALPPEATGTVALRTSKGRRRFQFSVSAVDEATTNDEDNPVARTVLLRDITDRETREQRLAVLNRILRHNVRNDLDVVLAYADHVDDEELRTGIRERTTTLLESSKKVREAEAVMIERTDAPEPVDLTDVANAVADAFRSEDGSAAISLTCPDELVISTHRTVLRRALSELVENALEHATTDSPRVELTVRAASDETVELSVADDGPGLPERERKILAAGTETQLQHGRGIGLWFVTWAVTQLGGEVQFRENDPEGSIVTIRLYASTGHAASTRA; from the coding sequence ATGGGTCCCGTCACGACGCTAACTACGCTGGTGCTCAAGACGCTGGCGGCCGTCCTCTTGGGCTGGACGGCCTGGAGGGCATCCCGGTCCCGGCAACAGCCCAGTGCGGACCCGTTCGTGCTGCTCGTAGCCACGCTGACTCTCTGGGCGGTCTGCTCGTTCGGCGCCGCGGTGCCCGGGGTGGCGACCGTGAGTCTCCTCGAGGCGTTCTTCGACTTGGCGCGACTCGGCGCGATACTGTTTCTCCCCGTCGCCTGGACCGTCTATGCACTCAGCTACGCCGGCCGCGGTACCGGAGTGACACGGAAGCGGATCGCGCTGCTGTCCGGCGTCGTGTTACCGGTGGTGGTCAGTGCGATCGCCCTCGCCAGCGATTCCTCCGAACGAGCCATCGAGGGGGTGATCGCCTTTGCGTTCGGGTGGGCGCTCCTGTACGGGCTCGCACTATTTCTGTACGCAACGTATCTCCTGATCGACCTCGGTCGGAACCAGCCCCGCGTTTCGAACACACAACTGACGGTTCTGACGGTCGGTGTCGCGGCCCCGAGCATCCTCTCCGTTGCGGACAACGGTACCCAACTGGTCGGCGGCACGACGCTCGGACTGCTCCTCTCCGGCGTCCTTCTGGCTGCGGCGAGCCGGCGGTATCCGGTCATGACTGGGTTTCCGAAAGCCGACTACGTCGCGCGGGCACGCGTCGTCGAAACCCTCCAAGAGGCGCTGGTCGTTCTCGACTGGGACGACCACGTCCTCGACGTCAACGAGACGGCGGCGGAGTTGTTCGGCGGACCCACGGAGCGGATGATCGGCGACCCGGTCCGGTCGGTTATCGACGGTCTCGACGGGACTGCACTGCCCCCGGAAGCGACGGGAACGGTCGCGCTTCGGACGTCGAAAGGGCGTCGACGGTTCCAGTTCAGCGTCTCGGCGGTCGACGAAGCCACGACCAACGACGAGGACAACCCCGTCGCTAGAACCGTCCTCCTGCGGGACATCACCGATCGAGAGACCAGAGAGCAACGACTGGCGGTTCTCAACCGCATCCTCCGCCACAACGTGCGCAACGACTTGGACGTCGTGCTCGCATACGCCGACCACGTCGACGACGAGGAACTGCGAACCGGCATTCGAGAGCGCACGACCACGCTCCTCGAGTCGAGCAAGAAAGTCAGGGAGGCGGAGGCCGTCATGATCGAGCGCACCGACGCGCCGGAACCGGTCGATCTGACCGACGTGGCGAACGCCGTCGCCGACGCCTTCCGCTCCGAGGACGGTTCGGCCGCCATCTCGCTCACCTGCCCCGACGAGCTAGTTATCTCCACTCACCGAACCGTCCTTCGGCGGGCGCTCTCCGAACTGGTCGAAAACGCACTCGAACACGCGACGACGGACTCGCCGCGCGTCGAACTCACCGTCCGGGCGGCGTCGGACGAGACGGTCGAACTCTCCGTCGCGGACGACGGTCCGGGACTCCCCGAGCGGGAACGGAAGATCCTCGCCGCCGGCACCGAGACACAGCTCCAACACGGCCGCGGGATCGGACTCTGGTTCGTCACCTGGGCCGTCACGCAGCTGGGTGGGGAGGTCCAATTTCGGGAGAACGACCCCGAAGGCAGCATCGTCACGATCCGCCTCTACGCGTCGACGGGCCACGCGGCCAGCACACGAGCGTGA